From Pseudocalidococcus azoricus BACA0444, the proteins below share one genomic window:
- the psaD gene encoding photosystem I reaction center subunit II PsaD: MPETLTGQPPLYAGSTGGLLTKAEVEEKYAITWTSPKEQVFEMPTAGAAVMREGENLVYLARKEQCLALAAQQLKPRKINDYKIYRVFPDGESVLLHPKDGVFPEKVNAGRESINAVPRSIGENPSPGQIKFSGKQPYDP, translated from the coding sequence ATGCCTGAAACCTTGACTGGACAACCGCCTCTGTATGCTGGTAGCACTGGGGGCCTGTTAACCAAAGCTGAAGTTGAAGAAAAGTATGCCATTACCTGGACTAGCCCGAAAGAACAGGTGTTTGAAATGCCCACGGCCGGCGCGGCAGTGATGCGGGAAGGTGAAAACCTCGTCTATTTGGCCCGGAAAGAGCAATGCTTGGCCCTGGCCGCTCAACAGCTAAAGCCCCGGAAAATTAACGATTACAAGATTTACCGTGTCTTTCCCGATGGAGAGAGTGTCTTATTACATCCCAAGGATGGTGTTTTCCCCGAGAAAGTCAACGCTGGCCGGGAATCAATTAATGCTGTCCCGCGCTCTATTGGCGAAAACCCCAGCCCCGGCCAAATCAAGTTCTCTGGGAAACAGCCCTACGATCCTTAA
- a CDS encoding dihydroorotase, with translation MAAPIEPILIQNADVLLPEGLSRVEVLLTGGKIAEISESIDHGNLENLRVIDGTGLVLMPGVIDPQVHFREPGLEHKEDLFSASCACAHGGVTSFLEMPNTNPLTITQAALTDKLQRAAQKSLVNYGFFIGATAENLPDLRTATPTPGIKIFMGSMHGDLLVDQEAVLEPIFYRDLSDPNYENRLIAVHAEDQARIKARRQEFAGRTDVAIHSLIQDNQAALNATQLALKLSKKYQRRLHILHMSTAEEAELLRVEKPAWVTAEVTPQHLFLNTDAYESIGTLAKMNPPLRSPHDQAVLWQALVDGVVDFIATDHAPHTLAEKGQDQIDEPLAQHPATVFLEPANAPSGMPGVETALPLMLTQAAQGKCTIPQVAQWMSLNVAQAYKIPNKGLIQPGYDADVVLVDMKTYQPVRREELLTKCGWSPFEGWNLTGWPVYTIVGGQVAFENGKLNTEVRGQALQFG, from the coding sequence ATGGCTGCCCCAATTGAACCAATCTTGATTCAAAATGCTGATGTCCTGCTGCCAGAGGGGTTAAGTCGGGTGGAGGTGCTACTTACAGGGGGTAAAATTGCCGAAATTAGCGAAAGTATTGATCACGGGAATTTAGAAAACTTGCGGGTGATTGATGGCACGGGTTTAGTCCTCATGCCGGGAGTGATTGATCCCCAAGTTCATTTTCGCGAACCCGGCCTGGAGCATAAGGAAGATTTATTCTCAGCCAGTTGCGCCTGTGCCCATGGGGGAGTCACCTCGTTTTTAGAAATGCCGAACACCAATCCCCTGACGATCACCCAAGCAGCATTGACAGATAAGCTCCAGCGGGCCGCCCAAAAGTCTCTGGTCAATTATGGGTTTTTTATTGGGGCCACCGCTGAAAACTTACCCGACTTACGCACCGCCACCCCCACCCCTGGCATCAAAATTTTCATGGGTTCAATGCACGGCGATTTACTGGTGGATCAAGAAGCAGTGTTGGAGCCGATTTTTTATCGTGATTTGTCTGATCCAAACTATGAAAACCGCTTAATTGCTGTTCATGCCGAAGACCAGGCCCGGATTAAAGCACGCCGCCAGGAGTTTGCTGGACGAACAGATGTCGCGATTCACTCCCTGATTCAAGACAACCAGGCCGCCCTCAATGCGACCCAACTGGCCCTCAAACTCTCGAAAAAATATCAACGCCGCCTTCACATTCTCCATATGTCCACCGCCGAAGAAGCGGAATTGTTGAGAGTAGAGAAGCCGGCCTGGGTGACTGCAGAAGTTACGCCCCAACATTTATTTTTGAATACCGATGCCTACGAGAGCATTGGTACCTTGGCGAAGATGAATCCGCCGTTACGTTCTCCCCATGATCAAGCGGTGTTATGGCAGGCCCTTGTGGATGGAGTGGTGGATTTTATTGCTACGGATCACGCCCCCCATACCCTAGCGGAAAAAGGTCAAGACCAGATTGATGAACCCCTGGCCCAACATCCCGCCACTGTTTTTCTGGAACCTGCTAATGCCCCCTCAGGAATGCCCGGTGTGGAAACCGCCTTACCCTTAATGCTGACCCAGGCCGCCCAGGGAAAATGTACCATCCCTCAAGTGGCTCAATGGATGTCCTTGAATGTGGCCCAGGCCTACAAAATTCCCAATAAAGGCTTAATTCAACCGGGCTATGATGCCGATGTAGTTTTAGTAGATATGAAAACCTATCAACCTGTCCGGCGAGAGGAACTGTTGACCAAATGTGGCTGGAGTCCCTTTGAAGGTTGGAACTTAACAGGTTGGCCAGTCTATACGATTGTGGGTGGGCAAGTGGCGTTTGAAAACGGTAAGCTCAACACAGAAGTTCGGGGCCAGGCCTTGCAATTTGGTTAA